Proteins encoded within one genomic window of Humulus lupulus chromosome 1, drHumLupu1.1, whole genome shotgun sequence:
- the LOC133834106 gene encoding uncharacterized protein LOC133834106: protein MADLYRIEQGENEHPKAYLQRFIDLVHQIHDVDPITAANLFVKSLQVGSLLHENLTMTPPYDMAEVQTRVEGVFRVLEFREREQKKFSLISAPPTNNPPPPAREDKRKRNQTDHAKEGKRPRQDRQSPQYPSFEYTVPQEVIYEENKERPIWREPYKITTPPDRRDKIRYCLFHKDHGHTIAECHNLNNQIQALMRSGRLTQYIKEAGRPGASRHNSTSAPTPQGSDPVHTASASPQEPLKKVPMIHGIVELTENQEHVTKIHKRMEEWVKRYKSLGHTVNLVTLEDRSYPASAIAFTDDDLKGVHLPHDDPLVISLQVDHC from the coding sequence ATGGCTGACCTCTATCGGATTGAGCAAGGGGAAAATGAACATCCGAAGGCGTATTTACAGCGTTTCATCGACCTCGTGCATCAAATCCATGATGTCGATCCGATTACCGCAGCCAACCTCTTCGTCAAAAGCTTGCAGGTGGGGTCTCTTTTACATGAAAATCTCACCATGACACCACCCTATGACATGGCAGAGGTTCAGACCCGAGTCGAGGGCGTCTTTAGGGTCTTGGAATTCCGAGAACGTGAACAGAAGAAATTTTCACTCATCTCCGCTCCACCAACAAATAACCCTCCTCCACCTGCTAGAGAAGACAAGAGGAAGCGGAACCAGACAGATCACGCGAAGGAAGGGAAGAGGCCAAGACAGGACCGACAGTCACCACAATACCCTTCCTTTGAATACACCGTCCCGCAAGAAgtcatttatgaagaaaataaagaaagaccTATCTGGCGAGAGCCGTATAAGATTACCACTCCTCCTGACAGGAGGGATAAAATCAGGTACTGCCTCTTCCATAAAGATCACGGTCATACGATCGCTGAATGCCATAACCTGAACAATCAGATCCAAGCTCTCATGAGAAGTGGGAGGCTTACCCAATACATTAAGGAGGCAGGCAGACCCGGCGCCTCGCGGCATAATTCAACTTCTGCCCCAACACCGCAAGGGTCAGATCCCGTGCACACAGCCTCTGCTAGCCCTCAAGAACCCCTTAAGAAAGTCCCTATGATACATGGGATCGTGGAACTCACTGAGAACCAAGAGCATGTCACCAAAATCCATAAGAGGATGGAGGAATGGGTAAAGCGATACAAATCATTAGGCCACACGGTCAATCTTGTCACTTTAGAGGACAGAAGTTATCCAGCCTCTGCAATCGCCTTTACCGACGATGACCTAAAAGGAGTGCACCTACCCCATGACGACCCACTTGTCATTTCACTACAGGTCGACCATTGCTAG